In the Sarcophilus harrisii chromosome 1, mSarHar1.11, whole genome shotgun sequence genome, one interval contains:
- the LOC100933890 gene encoding LOW QUALITY PROTEIN: olfactory receptor 1361-like (The sequence of the model RefSeq protein was modified relative to this genomic sequence to represent the inferred CDS: deleted 1 base in 1 codon), with the protein MERGNRTSISEFILLGLSNNPEQERLLFFLFLVMYLITVLWNLLIILAIRIDSHLHTPMYFFLTNLSLVDICFTSTTVPKMLVNYISGNKAISYVGCLTQMFFFIGFGGIDSVILASMAYDRYVAICAPLHYTMIMTQKVCTSLIALCWFVAYIAALIHTVSLTWLSFCGHNEIPHFFCELSMITKLACSDTLLNDLLVYTVGSLTAVMPFICILISYMCIFINVLKIPSTHGKKKAFNTCGSHLAVVCLFYGTVIGVYFSPTSTHTAQKDTTSAVMYTLVTPMLNPFIYSVRNNDMKRALRMLFSRKPHLCL; encoded by the exons ATGGAAAGAGGAAATCGAACAAGCATCTCTGAGTTCATCCTTCTGGGCCTTTCCAACAATCCTGAACAGGAGAGACTTCTATTTTTCCTATTCCTGGTTATGTATCTGATCACAGTGCTATGGAATCTGCTCATCATTCTAGCAATTAGAATTGACTCTCACCTTCACACCCCCATGTACTTCTTCCTTACCAATTTATCCCTCGTTGACATCTGCTTCACATCCACCACT GTCCCCAAGATGTTAGTTAACTACATATCTGGAAATAAAGCAATTTCTTATGTTGGGTGTCTGACACAAATGTTCTTCTTCATAGGGTTTGGAGGAATAGATAGTGTCATCCTTGCTTCCATGGCATATGACCGTTATGTGGCCATCTGTGCCCCATTACACTACACCATGATTATGACCCAAAAAGTCTGTACCTCTCTAATAGCACTGTGCTGGTTTGTGGCCTATATTGCTGCCCTGATTCATACTGTCTCTCTGACCTGGCTTTCATTCTGTGGCCACAATGAAATCCCTCATTTCTTCTGTGAACTCAGTATGATCACAAAGTTGGCCTGTTCAGATACCTTACTCAATGACTTGTTGGTCTACACAGTAGGAAGCCTGACAGCTGTTATGCCCTTTATCTGCATCCTCATCTCCTACATGTGCATTTTCATTAATGTGCTGAAGATCCCATCCACTCATGGGAAAAAGAAAGCTTTCAATACTTGTGGGTCCCACCTTGCTGTGGTCTGTCTCTTCTATGGAACAGTCATTGGAGTGTACTTCAGCCCCACATCCACCCACACAGCCCAAAAGGACACTACATCAGCTGTGATGTACACTCTAGTCACTCCCATGCTGAACCCTTTCATCTACAGTGTAAGAAACAATGATATGAAAAGAGCCTTGAGGATGCTTTTCAGCAGAAAACCACATCTCTGCCTCTGA